Proteins from a single region of Lusitaniella coriacea LEGE 07157:
- a CDS encoding sensor histidine kinase, producing MSANLHTPRASSSTEVAPPTILNQTNVQSWFSRWSLGRKMLVGYGVAFAVIVTGIASGFLIAKHAEDKAQEIHAEAIEDMQNVSQMQGSLVKFLIRKKSLLEKPTTEVATLEFQKEFAHFIEDYQQFKEDWQDFRDSDEFEETKATEDTTETEAEIATAILQDHEVAVKNYMQQMDLFLEQLDPSLLKPEQISVIQTSLEKSDRSSFIKELDSFIGKTSALADATKEEHREAVAVLQQASIRKMEIMLSSMILSGAIGLLVIWAMSRILLRPLQYMTKIAQQSIQDSNFDLKVPVTSQDEAGILAETFNTYIQFVNQLLVQHKTTNQKLQTTLEKLQRTQGQMLQNEKMSSLGQMVAGVAHEINNPVSFIHGNLAHVQEYAKDLLGIIYMYQMHYPNPVDDIQTEAEEIDLEFIQDDLPKTLSSMKMGTDRIREIVLSLRNFSRIDEAEIKLVDIHEGLDSTLMILNHRLKASPERPEIQIIKDYALLPAVECYPGLLNQVFMNILTNGIDALEEVGTRNNPRQIMLRTSLVEGKYVRIAIADNGSGISLEVKQRIFDPFFTTKPIGKGTGMGMSISYQIITERHEGTLECFSTLGEGTEFVIQLPVREGEGDRGHGDAVTRGEEDGI from the coding sequence ATGAGCGCGAATCTCCATACTCCCAGAGCCTCCTCTAGTACAGAAGTAGCTCCACCAACCATCCTCAACCAAACAAACGTGCAAAGCTGGTTCAGTCGTTGGTCGCTAGGTCGCAAAATGCTTGTGGGGTACGGGGTCGCATTTGCCGTTATAGTTACTGGAATTGCAAGCGGTTTTCTCATTGCCAAGCACGCCGAGGATAAAGCTCAGGAGATTCATGCAGAAGCAATTGAAGATATGCAAAATGTCAGCCAGATGCAAGGGAGTTTGGTTAAGTTTTTAATCCGTAAAAAATCTCTTCTGGAAAAGCCTACCACCGAAGTCGCCACTCTAGAATTCCAAAAAGAGTTTGCCCATTTTATCGAAGATTATCAGCAGTTCAAGGAAGATTGGCAGGATTTCAGGGATTCAGATGAGTTTGAAGAAACCAAAGCCACAGAAGACACAACTGAAACGGAAGCTGAGATAGCAACCGCTATTTTACAAGACCACGAGGTGGCAGTGAAGAACTATATGCAGCAGATGGATCTGTTCTTGGAACAACTCGACCCCTCTCTCCTCAAACCAGAACAAATTTCGGTAATTCAGACAAGTCTGGAAAAATCAGACCGGAGTTCTTTTATTAAAGAGCTAGACAGTTTTATCGGAAAAACATCCGCATTAGCAGACGCAACGAAAGAAGAACACAGGGAGGCAGTGGCAGTCTTGCAGCAAGCCTCCATAAGAAAAATGGAAATAATGCTGAGTAGCATGATTTTGTCTGGAGCGATAGGGTTGCTTGTAATATGGGCAATGAGCCGCATTCTCCTGCGCCCCCTACAATATATGACCAAGATTGCACAGCAGTCGATCCAAGATAGTAATTTCGATTTGAAAGTTCCGGTAACGAGTCAAGATGAAGCGGGAATTTTAGCTGAGACTTTTAATACTTATATACAGTTTGTCAACCAACTACTGGTGCAACACAAAACTACAAATCAAAAACTTCAAACCACCCTAGAAAAGTTGCAACGTACCCAAGGACAGATGCTTCAAAATGAAAAAATGTCGAGCTTGGGACAAATGGTTGCAGGTGTTGCCCACGAAATCAACAATCCAGTTAGTTTTATTCATGGCAATCTCGCTCACGTTCAAGAATATGCGAAAGACTTGTTGGGGATAATATATATGTATCAAATGCACTACCCCAATCCTGTTGACGACATTCAAACCGAAGCCGAAGAAATCGATTTGGAATTCATTCAAGACGATTTGCCAAAAACTCTTTCTTCAATGAAGATGGGAACCGATCGCATTCGCGAAATCGTATTATCTCTGCGCAACTTTTCTCGCATTGATGAAGCGGAAATCAAACTCGTCGATATCCATGAGGGATTGGACAGTACGCTGATGATTTTAAATCATCGCCTCAAAGCGTCCCCAGAGCGACCGGAAATTCAAATTATTAAAGATTATGCTCTTCTCCCAGCGGTTGAATGTTATCCCGGACTGCTCAATCAAGTATTTATGAACATTCTTACCAATGGGATAGATGCTTTGGAAGAAGTGGGGACACGGAATAACCCTCGTCAAATCATGCTGCGCACCTCTCTGGTTGAGGGGAAATACGTGCGGATTGCAATAGCCGATAACGGTTCTGGTATCTCCCTAGAAGTTAAACAGCGCATCTTTGACCCATTTTTCACGACTAAGCCGATTGGCAAAGGAACGGGTATGGGAATGTCTATCAGCTATCAAATTATCACGGAACGACATGAGGGGACGTTGGAGTGTTTTTCGACCCTTGGCGAGGGAACGGAGTTTGTTATTCAACTTCCGGTTCGAGAGGGAGAGGGAGACAGGGGACACGGTGACGCGGTGACGCGGGGAGAGGAAGATGGTATTTGA
- a CDS encoding O-linked N-acetylglucosamine transferase, SPINDLY family protein → MSNRLINLIVFPDWTQWSDAVGIELGKAICAIEAHPNCHQITLLIETSGILEEEANLLLSGVVMNLLLEEVLEGEEMPEIALVKWGDAIAQQSHALIILSRENDAIIPQTLPSCTLEEVSTLPLEPLFASLGDRLFQQGNWQGAISQSRISDAIAQYELALETHFNPSSIYANFAECYRMLQQHELMLKTLATASQLYPKEGHFYFAAIVHLQNNGLVEDAIAIVNNASQNLPQDYTFTLLKNLILPAIYQNPADIEPNRQRFIKGLEALIQETSFATPEERSNALAGICRLTNFYLAYQAQNDVELQCKYGNLVHRIVTANYPQWREPLSMPALTKAGKIRIGYVSAYLHSYSGTLWLTGWLKQHNREQFEVYCYYTSDTPDPVTQQFREYSDVFHHIPHNLAATCEQIRRDRLHILIFPEIGMDAPTFATAGLRLAPIQCTAWGHPVTTGLPTIDYFLSSELMEPKNAQEHYSEKLILLPNIGVAYPQPTLPPLIKSRAELNLPEDAILYLCCQAPFKYLPQYDYILAEIALRVPQAQFIFLRGEILKPRLDRAFATVGLNYQDYCLFLTIPERLDYLLVNLHCDVYLDTLTWSGGNTSLEAIACYRPIVTSPGEFMRGRHTDSFLKMIGVTETIARDEAEYIEIAVKLGRDRAWREEIETKMKERRDRLFDDPLCVRGLEEFYQEIVAKNLN, encoded by the coding sequence ATGTCGAATCGTTTAATTAATTTAATTGTCTTTCCAGATTGGACGCAATGGTCGGATGCGGTTGGGATTGAGTTGGGAAAAGCGATTTGCGCAATCGAGGCACATCCCAATTGTCATCAAATAACTCTCCTCATCGAAACCAGTGGAATTTTGGAGGAAGAAGCGAATTTACTCCTCTCTGGCGTGGTCATGAATTTGTTGCTGGAGGAAGTGCTGGAAGGTGAAGAAATGCCAGAAATTGCATTGGTGAAATGGGGGGACGCGATCGCGCAACAGAGTCACGCGCTTATCATACTCTCGCGAGAAAATGACGCAATTATCCCGCAAACGCTTCCAAGTTGCACACTAGAAGAGGTTTCAACCCTTCCCCTCGAACCGTTATTTGCATCCCTTGGCGATCGCTTATTTCAACAGGGAAATTGGCAAGGCGCGATCTCGCAGAGCCGCATCTCTGATGCGATCGCGCAATACGAACTTGCTCTCGAAACTCATTTCAACCCATCATCCATCTATGCAAACTTTGCAGAATGCTATCGGATGTTACAGCAACACGAGTTGATGTTAAAGACCCTGGCAACAGCGAGTCAGTTATATCCAAAAGAAGGTCATTTTTATTTTGCTGCAATTGTTCACCTGCAAAATAACGGACTTGTGGAGGACGCGATCGCGATCGTCAATAACGCTTCCCAAAACCTCCCCCAGGACTACACTTTCACCCTCCTCAAAAACCTCATTCTCCCCGCAATTTACCAAAACCCAGCAGATATTGAACCCAATCGCCAGCGCTTTATCAAGGGGTTGGAAGCTTTAATTCAAGAAACCTCTTTCGCAACCCCCGAAGAACGCAGCAATGCACTCGCCGGAATTTGTCGCTTAACCAACTTCTATCTCGCTTATCAAGCGCAAAATGATGTTGAATTGCAGTGCAAGTATGGCAATCTAGTGCATCGTATTGTCACCGCCAATTATCCTCAATGGAGAGAACCTTTATCTATGCCTGCTCTCACCAAAGCGGGTAAAATTCGGATCGGTTACGTTTCCGCTTATTTGCATTCCTATAGTGGGACATTATGGTTGACGGGTTGGCTGAAACAGCACAACCGCGAGCAGTTTGAGGTCTATTGTTACTACACTAGCGATACTCCAGATCCCGTAACCCAGCAATTTCGGGAGTATAGCGATGTTTTTCACCACATTCCCCACAATTTAGCCGCGACTTGCGAACAAATTCGGCGCGATCGCCTGCACATTCTCATCTTCCCCGAAATTGGCATGGATGCACCAACTTTTGCAACAGCAGGATTGCGCCTTGCACCCATTCAATGTACTGCTTGGGGACATCCCGTCACCACCGGATTGCCAACCATTGACTACTTTTTATCCAGCGAGTTAATGGAACCCAAAAATGCACAAGAACATTATTCAGAAAAGCTCATTCTCTTACCAAATATTGGCGTTGCATATCCACAACCAACACTTCCTCCTCTGATTAAAAGTCGCGCAGAATTGAACTTACCCGAAGATGCAATTTTGTATCTTTGCTGTCAAGCACCCTTTAAATATTTACCCCAGTACGATTATATTTTGGCAGAAATTGCCTTGCGCGTTCCCCAAGCACAATTCATCTTTTTACGAGGAGAAATCCTCAAACCGCGTCTCGATCGCGCGTTTGCCACGGTAGGTTTAAACTATCAAGACTATTGCTTGTTTCTAACCATTCCCGAACGCCTCGACTATCTCCTAGTTAACCTACATTGCGATGTCTATCTCGACACCTTAACCTGGTCTGGGGGAAATACCAGTTTAGAAGCGATCGCGTGCTATCGTCCCATTGTCACCTCTCCAGGAGAATTTATGCGCGGTCGCCACACCGACAGTTTCCTAAAAATGATTGGAGTGACCGAAACGATTGCACGGGATGAAGCAGAGTATATTGAAATTGCCGTTAAATTAGGACGCGATCGCGCGTGGCGAGAAGAGATTGAAACCAAAATGAAAGAACGGCGCGATCGTCTTTTTGACGATCCCTTATGCGTTCGAGGTTTAGAGGAATTTTATCAAGAAATTGTCGCAAAAAACCTCAATTAG